In Stigmatopora nigra isolate UIUO_SnigA chromosome 21, RoL_Snig_1.1, whole genome shotgun sequence, the genomic stretch GGCAAAACACCTTAATGATATATTTCTTCCACCAAATGATGTTAGTCTGACTATGACGACATGATGTTCTTTCTAAGTGTCTTTATTGTCTCATTTAGTGGGGATCTACCGtacactcttatctcaaaagTTCCTAATacctcatttcatctcattttctgaaccgatttatcctcattagggtaagggggggtgctggtgccaatcccagctgtctccaggccataggcaggggacacactgtatcggtggccagccaatcgcagggcacaaggagacggaaaaccatacacactcacccaaacctcggggcaatttacagtgtccaattagcctaccatgtaagattttgaaatgtgggaggtaaccagagTGCCCGGAGGAaagccacgcaggcccggggaaaacatgcttACTCTACaaaggtggacatgacctggattcgaacccaggacccaagagctgtgaggtcgatgtgctaaccactcgcgccaccagGACGCAAAAGCAATGTTATATCAAATGTAATTTGTTGAATCCCAAAGCCCTATTGTCAGACATTTTATACATTGAACGATAAGTCAATTTTGTAATTCTTGTGACAGGCCTAGTCTTTTATGAGTGTGTCCCTCTTTGCAGGACCACCAGTAGAGAGTCCTTCTGCAGCTAACCCACATTCCTCAGTCCAGACAATACCTCCTGCGTCTGAGGATGCTCCATCTTTAGTTGAAATTTTGGCAAAGGTGGATATGAGTCCTGCCGAGCTGCTTAGTGCTCTGTCTAAAGTCCAATCCCAAGGTGGCCTTGATGGTAAGGTTGTTTTTACATTTGCAAGAATAGCCACCGTATTTGTTCGGTCATCTTTTATCGGTCATCTTATATCCTTTGCTTTCCTTCAATCAGGCATCTCCTCTCTTCTGAGCAGCCCTGCTCCAAATGTCCCTGCAAAGTCCTCCAATACAGGCAAGAGTCGTTTCGTATCCTCGTTCACTCCAGTTTCAGAACCTACCGATCAGAGTTCCACTCCCTCCTTTACTGCAATGGAATTGTATTCACCATCAAATGCCCATGTACAACAAAGCCAAGCCTCACAAATGCCTACTGAGGTCATGCCAATCACTACCCCTTTGCTGGATATTCCTAGAGACATGAAAATAACTGCCCCTTTGGTGAATATTCCTAGAGACATGAAAATGAATGCCCCTTTGCTGGATATTCCTAGAGACATGAAAATAACTGCAATACccacagaaacaacaacaacacccagTAGTTTAGAATCCAAAATTCACACTTTTCTGCAAGGTAACCCTTCTTTTAACACATTTGACCTCGGTTTCACCTTAAACCTACCCAATAGAGTGGATAACTTGAGCCCAGTAACAGGAACCGACACGCAGGATGGAACGCCGGTGCGCGATGAGGGGGGAGGCACCCCAACCCAAGATGAGGCCATGGACATACCAGTGGGGCTCCCAAACTCTTCAAGTACAAGGGCAGAAAGAGTGCTGCCAGCTACCTTTGGTTTCCAGGAGAGTAATACTCAAAACCGAGAACCAACCAACCTGCAACGCCATTTGCAGCCTGACGTAGCGCAGAATGGGCAGCTATACCAACCATATCCTTTTAGTGAACATAAAATTTCAGATTCTGTTTCGCAATATCAAGACATTTCTATTCAAAGTGGAGGACCTCCAACCCAAGGCACACAGGGGATGGGTAATCCGGGTTGGTATGGTGAGACATACCCAGACGGTGGTTTCCAGCAATCCATAGGATACAATGAGCCAATGTCTGCTAATAACCAGACCAAGACATTTGAGTACCAAGCAGAAAAAGCTGGGGAACATCAAGGTTTTCAGCAATCTTCAGATTTCTTTAGCAACCTCCTTCCTCCTGTCCCTAAGTTACCTCCCCCTCCGAGTATTGTTCCCCAAATTTCTCTTCCAGAGGAAGAGGCGAATACTGCCGAACCTTGTCAGAGCAGAGTCATTCCTAGGATGGTCGTCCACGAACATGGACACAAGTCAACGTTTCGGCCAGATGATTCAATGTACGATGAACCCGATGATGAACTCTCTACCCCTGAAGACATGAACTATCAAGAGGATAACGAGCATTACCACCCCACCCCTCGGTTTAAGACTACATCGTACATCCGGCCCGAAGTTCCTTTCTTCCAACGGGGCAGCCCTCGGCATAACCTCCCCAGAGGCCGTGGGCACTTCACTTCGCCTCCCCCTCGCTCACATGTTGACGCTTTTAACAACCAGGACTTCCAAGAACAGAGCCCTCGTGGTCACTTTGCACCCCGACGCCCGCCACCGCCACACCATTTTCAGATGCGCCCTACTGGCATGCGACCTCCATTTCGTGGTCCCCGATTTGGACCTCACCCTTTCCCCAGGGGTCCCCCACGTACACCATTTCCTAATTTTCATGGGCCTGATCCAAGACTAATGGGCAAACGACCAGGTCCCAGAGGAGGTCTAAATCCTGGTCCTATGTTCACTCCCAAAAGACCATTTCTCCCACCTCGCTACTGACTGTACAATTGGGACAGTGCAAGGTCAAATGTTAAACTGGTGAAGGACGCAGGATTAGAGTTgacaaagcaaaataaatatatccaAACCACCCAAATGACTTGAATGAGCCACAAAGACCACCAGGAAAGCAAGCAGAGAAGAAAAGCACCAAAAGAGTACAGAAGACAGAAGATGAAAGAAAATAAGAGGTGgatatattcatatttcttttcattatgTTTGGAGTTTTGCTGTAAATATAATAATCAACAATCATGTTTAATATCATTTAGTTTGTGCACGTGGTCAAGCCTCAGATAGCATCATGTTACTTTTCATGAATAATTCTAGCTTCAGAAGTGTCAAAGGGATGTGGTCGATTTGATATTCCTGCTACTACTCGTTTTCTATAGTTAGCAGTTCTCACTGCTTCATTTCATGCCAGCAATTCTTCCATCTTAAAGCACCACGTTTCACTTTGTAAGTGAAagcaatgtatattttttacattttgtgttgCCTCAATAATCATCTTAGCTATTTCACAGTAGGAACTCTCTTTATAGTTGTGAAGCAATGATTTCTTAATTGTTTGACTATATTTTTGCTGCGATGAGAGCGGCTACTTTCTACTCAAAAGGAGACAAAGACTAAGAGATTTGTTTCAACCTCCCACCCTACGCAGAAGCCATGAAGTTTTGGAGGGGTTGAAGATGCTACAAACTCATTTTATTTGTACTGTCTAATAAaagtttaattttaaatcatGGTGTCGTTTTCTCCTTTACCGCAATTCACTGAAGACAACCTCCGTAAACGTTTTTCAAACCACAATCTAGTCCctgtcaaaagaaaaatatgagcATGCCAACGCTCTTTGACAAATCGTACAACAAATACTATATATTACGGTTAATATTCTGTTCATTTGTTGgcagtcacactttttttaaatttatttattaatgccAACAAACATTACATGGCTCAGTGTTTTAGGAGACacaattttaattattaaacaaTTTTCAGAAGATATTTGCATATATTGCAGATTTATAATGACTGAAGTCCAACCATTCCCTAATGGCCTGCATGTAATGATTTGGAGGACAAATTTAgcagcatttttcttttatgttttaGGGCTGATGATCATTGCTAAGATGGCATTTctaactttttgttgttttattcgaAACCAGTGTAAGATGAGCATAAATCAGAATAAAACTGGAACTAATGTGCTTCAAAACATTGACTTGTAAGGATTGCTCGAAATATAGCAATTAATATCCAAACTATATCTAATTTAGGCAACAGCTGTTTGAAATTAACATGAACTTTTCCAAAAATGTAATGGTTTACCCTCTTGTCGCCTTAGATTAAATCACTCGTGGGCATGCTAGACCGATTATGGGCAaactgtggcccgcgggccacatgcggctcgcgaggcgttttaatccggtcAGCCgaagtccaaataatgttttttttcaaggtggCGCCATcacatggaagccagtggcagtagctctgtccactctttgtttttttttgtgttttacagcacctctcattttttaaattacattttaatatttcttaatacattcctttttactttactttgtactttttactttaatgatgagtgaggagtatgttaatactccTTTTAATAGTccgttttttctgtttgtttcatatgtactgttaacggatgcagttttttatatgtatcttatcttgtgctgacccagcccatctttcaattttttaaagtcaatgtgaccctGTGCCGAAAAGCttgcccacccctgcgctaGACTAACCATCAAAATAGACAAATAGGAGCAAAGACTTCCTATAATAAGTGTTTATACAATATTGATGAGAAAATGGAAACCTTAAGGAacccccccctcttttatatCAACTATAATAAGCCTAACAAACATGTACAAACACAAACTAAATTACCCCTAAGTAGTTAAATTAGCATTGAGCCCTGCAGTACTACTTTAATCAAGATTGCAAGTAATGCAAAGGTCATTTTAGTGTGTAGCATGGTGTTGACTTCCAAATGAACCTTCAGATTTGTAAAAGTCACAACACCACTAAAGCAGTCTCTGTCAAAGGGCTTCATCAAAAATCTAGTAAATATTTAATGAGTTTTCGGATTTTCTTCTTAGGCCTTAGTCTTTGATgacgcaaaaaaagccttaatagtTGACAGCAGGATGATTTACAACCtttattgtctttttgtgcTGCCGATGTTGATCAAGTAGTGTGTCTTCTATGCGGAATATCATAAGGTTGATTCTCTACTGCATTACTTTATTTGATCCTTCTTCAGTGCCTATTTCCTGATTCatcagcacccccccccccctccttttttTATCCTCAGGGCCCCCTCAGCCACACTTTGAAGTGTCACATGTGATGGGAACCTATTTTGGAACGTCGTCACTAATGCAGGTGTGTGTCTGTGGCATTATGGTGCTTAATCTGCATTGCAAAGCCTTAATTGTAGAGCATCACTGTCACACTTTTTTATCATATTAGATTGTTTGTGTTAATTTCAGATGTAAAATGGATTATCCCCctgatttattttcttcccGCAAATGTGATCCTTGACTTGTACAAATGCTTCTTAAATTagaatgtattatatatatatatatatatatatatatattttaagccaATAATGCTATAGTCAGGCCGGcccggcgggtgagtggttagcacgtctgcctcgCAGTGGGGTCTcaacctgggttcaagtccaggttggtccacctgtgtcgagtttgcatgttctccttggctggcccatgtgtgggttttctctgggtaatccagtttcctcccacattccaaagacatgcatggtaggctgattggacactaaattgcccttaggcctgaatggttgtttgtctccttgtgccctgcgattggctggccgccaaATCAGGGTGGGTTGATGATGCCCCACTGAAGTCTCGAGCTCCCCCCGCTTCTGGGAtgtactccagcaccccctgcgaccctagtgaggacaaagcggttcagaaaatgggatgagacTTTATATTCATATACGACTATACTGATGACAGCTTTTCGTGTGCATACATGTGGCACTTCTTTTATATTTGCGACGATTCGATTTTGGGTCGACAGATGTCGTTGCAGGTCGTAAAACTGAGGGCTTGTGTAAATGACCCACACACCACATAGAGTACTTGATGTTCCGGTCGTCAATATGGACCGCGATCGCATCCTGATTGGTGAATTTAACCACACGCCGGGAAGGCTTATGAGGATTTAGGACGCACTGGCAGATGGCGCACTTGACGTTCGTCTTCTCCCGTTTCAAATAAAGGCTCGCTCGTGGATCTATTAGATAGTCAGAACTTAGTGAATCGAAATCGTGACTATGAGCAAGGTGTCGCTGTGCGCATGTCGGCCGTGTGCAGCAGCCTGCAGTCATGTGGCCTCTTTGTTTACATGAAGCCACATTGCATTTGGGGCGTGTGTGTAAGACACGTGAAATCCCAATTTGGAGTGCGCACTAACACACGAACGGATACAAAGCGGTCTTTGCTGTCACATTGCGTTGGCGATGACGAGGGCCAGAAGTTGTTCGAGCATTTCAGGACCACGGCCAGATCCACGGCCAGAACAAAAGACGGATTTGCCTTGCAGGATGTCAGGGAGCGTCCGTAAATGAAACGTCAACGTGAAAACGAAGAGGGGAGCGAATTCGCTGCTTTGCTTCATGACCCTTTAAATTTCCATTTGTCATGCAGCGATTCGGCTACTAATGTGGAGAGGGAGACCTTTGACCACAGgccgtttaaaaaaatgtttttactatTTCTAAATTTAGCAATTTTAGTGATACATATTTGTATCCTATTGTTTCTTTAGTTTACTAAGCCACACCTATACGAGAATATCGACTTTTAAATGTTGGTACTTAGTTTGTATCATAGTTATGGAAGTAGCGGgtcaaaattaatttcattttccatagcacttatcctcacgaggacCCTATCCCACCTAACTCTGGGCACCAGGCGGAGACACCCTGAACAGGTGGTTGGCCAAttgctgggcacaaggagacgcacaaccattcacactcatgctCGGGGCAATTTactgtgttcaaccagcctaccatgtatgttttttggaatggggAGGAAACTGTAGTACTTTGCTTTTTATTCCAAACCTCATTTTGCATTGTGGGCAAAAAGTttgattttggtttcatctcACTTGGGTGCTCTGATACTCCTTGCATTTCTTTATGATTGCTTACACAGTGCTCCTTGAGATGTGTAAAGCTTGGGGAATGTTTCTGtatccaaagaaaaaaaataaaaaaatggattctgcatattttcaacctcttcCACAGTCTGCAGACCATGTGTgggcttcctgtgtgtggctccagctttatgtctacattgtcttttcctgtgtctgtacttggtactgctacaaactgaatttcccgattacgggatgaataaaggtgaatctaatctaaatccGGCTTTAAAA encodes the following:
- the rprd2a gene encoding regulation of nuclear pre-mRNA domain-containing protein 2a — its product is MAAASGRDSSASFEAVLEKKLINLTNTMDSIQGLSTWCIDHKKHHNMIVRQWSKCLKTSDTAHKLNLFYLANDVIQNCKRKNAIVYRATFADVLPEAFVLLKKEKDAKMVKSVERILSIWQERSVYTDVLIAELRNSFVKEESPPVTPLEQKTPVESKADLRSKIVAEFVPQSLVDQLSKYKRSMDDVDLREKQLAAMRVDICSSDALKKLKDKAGGKKFSRDFEEGNTQLQEFVKFFDKQNKAGPLLLETLGNADIFYEMQYKEVKIVANAYQTFANRVSHLKRKLDNLKATLPDLDESPLPSPSADAPSPTGSESPFHDLELAKPHSDLDGFAMEDEAEPPAPSPLSSIGDSPKQVSNSEDNVNREVEDMDLSDEEIDSGNIIVEEQIKDPSSLKVFNTNSKNTEPSIATAQHASSDVTSAATPTGSVGGVDLGKIGSILNSLNEAMKNTGPPVESPSAANPHSSVQTIPPASEDAPSLVEILAKVDMSPAELLSALSKVQSQGGLDGISSLLSSPAPNVPAKSSNTGKSRFVSSFTPVSEPTDQSSTPSFTAMELYSPSNAHVQQSQASQMPTEVMPITTPLLDIPRDMKITAPLVNIPRDMKMNAPLLDIPRDMKITAIPTETTTTPSSLESKIHTFLQGNPSFNTFDLGFTLNLPNRVDNLSPVTGTDTQDGTPVRDEGGGTPTQDEAMDIPVGLPNSSSTRAERVLPATFGFQESNTQNREPTNLQRHLQPDVAQNGQLYQPYPFSEHKISDSVSQYQDISIQSGGPPTQGTQGMGNPGWYGETYPDGGFQQSIGYNEPMSANNQTKTFEYQAEKAGEHQGFQQSSDFFSNLLPPVPKLPPPPSIVPQISLPEEEANTAEPCQSRVIPRMVVHEHGHKSTFRPDDSMYDEPDDELSTPEDMNYQEDNEHYHPTPRFKTTSYIRPEVPFFQRGSPRHNLPRGRGHFTSPPPRSHVDAFNNQDFQEQSPRGHFAPRRPPPPHHFQMRPTGMRPPFRGPRFGPHPFPRGPPRTPFPNFHGPDPRLMGKRPGPRGGLNPGPMFTPKRPFLPPRY